In the genome of Candidatus Kinetoplastibacterium desouzaii TCC079E, the window ATATCCATATTTTCTTATACTATTTTTAGCTTCCCATAAACCATACAACTCTCTTCTTTTTGAAAATAAAATTGTTTCTGGAGAATTTAAATATTTTGGGGATTTATTATCATCAATAGTTCTAGCACCAAAACCAACTATTTTTCCATAAAAATTTCTTATAGGAAACATAATTCGTTCTCTGAATCTATCATATCTACGACCATTTTCAGCGTCTACAACAAGACCTATCTCTACTAGTAGATTATCATCATTGTAATTACTAAAACATTTTGATAAAAAATTATTATCTTTTCCTGACCAACCGATACCAAAAATATTTATATAATTGCTATTAAGACCTCTTTTCTTTAAGTAGCTGACAGCTTGCAAATTTTTAAATAGATAACCATTATAAAATTTTTGAGCCTGACTCATAATCTTAAAACAAAGGTCTTCTTTCTTTTGTTTATGAAGAAACACAGTATCTTTGTTTTCACTCACAGGAATAGTCATTCCTGCATATAATGCAAGTTTATCTACGGCTTCCTTAAAACTAAGACCTAGATGATTCATCACAAAAGTAATAGCATCCCCATGAGAGCCACAACCGAAACAGTGATAAATTTTTTTCGATGAACTAACAGTGAAAGAAGGGCTATTCTCAGAATGAAATGGGCATAGTCCTACTAAATTAGCTCCAGATTTTTTTAAAGAAACATAATGCCCAATTACAACAGATATATCTAATTTAAGCAATAATTCTTGTATAAAATATTTTGGAATCAAGAAAAATATCTATCAATACATACGTGGAGGTAACTGTTGACTACGTATACGTTTATAGTGACGCTTTACTGCAGCAGCTAATTTACGTTTTCTTTCTGCAGTAGGTTTTTCATAAAACTCTCTAGCACGTAATTCTGTAAGCAATCCAGTTTTTTCAACTGTTCGTTTAAAACGACGCATTGCAGATTCAAATGGTTCATTTTCTTTAAGTTTAACAATAGGCATAATTAATTTTCAATAAAAAATGTTTTTATAAAAAAACCCAGACTAATTATAAAAATAATATAAATATATTAAATATTTACATAAGATTTGTAAAATATAAAACAATAAGATTTAAGATGTGTATTGTATCTTAAATTAATGATAAAAATCAATAATAAAAATATCTATAAAGGCATCAAAACTTATTGAACACAAGAATAGATAAGAAATTCAGAGAAAGAATAAAAAATAAATAATATTCTTTCTCGAAAAACATGTTAAAGAACAAGTTTTTTACTCACATTCCAACTGGATTGCGTAAAACAATAGTTTCATTACGATCTGGACCTGTTGATACTAAATCAATTGGAACACCACAAATCTCTGCTATTCTAACCAAATAATGCCTAGCTTCAACTGGCAGCTGATCAAATTCTTTTATTCCAAATGTAGATGAATTCCAGCCAGACATTTCTTCAAAAACAGGTTCTAATTTTGAAACAATATCAGAACCATAAGGAAGAACATCAAAAAATTCATTACCCAATCTATATCCGACACATATTTTTAAATTTTCTAATCCATCTAGAACATCAAGTTTAGTTATACAAAGACCAGAAATACCATTTATTCTTACAGATCTCTTAAGAGCTGCTCCATCAAACCAACCACAACGCCTTGGTCTACCTGTAACTGAACCAAATTCTTTTCCTACAGTAGCTATATGCAAACCTAAATCGTCTTTCAATTCAGTTGGAAATGGTCCTGATCCAACACGAGTAGTATAAGCTTTAGTAATTCCTAAAACATAATTAATTGATTGTATACCAACACCAGAACCAGAAGAAGCTGATCCTGCTATACAATTACTACTGGTAACATAAGGATATGTTCCATGGTCAACATCCAATAAAGCTCCTTGAGCTCCTTCAAATAATAACTTACCACCAGATTGTTGTAGTAGATATAAACTATTAGAAACATCCTTAACCATAGGACGTAATACTTCTGACATTTTTAAGTATGTATCCAATATTTCATGAAAATCTAAAACATCTGAATGAAAAAAATTTTTTAAGATAAAATTATGATATTCTAAAGACTCAGATAATTTTTCAGAAAAAATATTCTTATTAAAAATATCCTGAAGTCTTATAGCCCTACGAGCAACTTTATCTTCATAAGCAGGTCCTATACCTCTTCCAGTTGTCCCTATCTTTTCATTGCCCTTAAGTTTCTCTCTAGCTTGGTCTATAGCTACATGATATGGTAATATCAAAGGACAAATTTCAGAAATTTGTAAACGTGAGCGAACATCTATACCTACAGATTCCAATTCGGATATTTCTTTTAATAAGTTTTCAGGAGATAAAACTACTCCATTGCCAATAAAACATGTAACATGAGGGCGCATAATTCCTGATGGAATTAACCTAAGAACAGTTTTGATCCCATTTATCCATAGGGTATGACCAGCATTATGACCACCTTGAAATCTAACTACTCCGTCAATAGACTCAGTCAGCCAATCTACAATTTTTCCCTTGCCTTCATCACCCCATTGAGTGCCAATTATTACTATATTTTTACTCATATTATATATTCAAAAAAAATATAAAGAATATTAACTAATTTAACTGAGAGAATATTCTAAAGAAAAGTATAAACAAGTTTATAAATCATCCACTTGCCATACATCATTAAATAAAACAAGCTTACGATCAAACACAAACTCATCTTGACTTGGGTAACTTCCAGGTAATATTTGAATTACTATATTACCATCCTGGCGTAAACTCCTTATGATTTTCAATAATTTCTCATCACGACCCCAAGGAGCTAATATAGCACTTGGTTTCTTAACAGGTAACAGGCCAGCTGCCAATTTACGTAAATCTAAACTAAATCCCGTTGCTGGTCTTGCTCGACCAAAAGCAATTCCAACATTATCATAACGCCCTCCACTTACCAATGTATCACGCCAACCTTCAGCATATAAAGAAAAAGTAACTCCGGAATGATAACCATAACCCCAAACATCTGCCAAATCAATACTTAACTCAACTTCAGATGGTAAAGTATGAATTAAAGTTTCTAATTCATCTAAAGATCCTATAATACCGGGAATTGACGGTAAAGATCTTCTAGCTAATGATAGTACATCATATGTATCTCCATACAAAGAAGAAACTAATTGCAATGAATTTAATGTATCACTTCTTATGTTTTTTATTTTATCTGCTAATCCTGCTAATCCAGAAACATCTTTTTCTCTTATTAAAGAAATAATTAAATCAATATTTACAGAAGCTGCATAATCAGAATTAATAATACTACGAACTACTCCAGGATGACACAGATCAAGTTTAATTCCTTTTACACCAGCTGTTTTAAGTGTATCTAATGATAATTGTATTATTTCATAGTCAGCCTCAACTCCGGGATGACCATATATTTCAGCCCCAATTTGTAATTGTTCTCTACTAGATAAAGCGTCATTAGGATAAGCATTAAAAACATTGCCACAATAACATAATCTAGTTACACCATCTCTATTCAACAAGTGAGCATCTATCCTAC includes:
- a CDS encoding ATP phosphoribosyltransferase regulatory subunit; this encodes MGNWLLPENLADVLPLEARRIEELRHKLIDLYKTYGFEIVCPPIVEYIDSLLSSTGSDLNLRTCKLIDQLSGRTLGVRADMTPQISRIDAHLLNRDGVTRLCYCGNVFNAYPNDALSSREQLQIGAEIYGHPGVEADYEIIQLSLDTLKTAGVKGIKLDLCHPGVVRSIINSDYAASVNIDLIISLIREKDVSGLAGLADKIKNIRSDTLNSLQLVSSLYGDTYDVLSLARRSLPSIPGIIGSLDELETLIHTLPSEVELSIDLADVWGYGYHSGVTFSLYAEGWRDTLVSGGRYDNVGIAFGRARPATGFSLDLRKLAAGLLPVKKPSAILAPWGRDEKLLKIIRSLRQDGNIVIQILPGSYPSQDEFVFDRKLVLFNDVWQVDDL
- a CDS encoding adenylosuccinate synthase, which encodes MSKNIVIIGTQWGDEGKGKIVDWLTESIDGVVRFQGGHNAGHTLWINGIKTVLRLIPSGIMRPHVTCFIGNGVVLSPENLLKEISELESVGIDVRSRLQISEICPLILPYHVAIDQAREKLKGNEKIGTTGRGIGPAYEDKVARRAIRLQDIFNKNIFSEKLSESLEYHNFILKNFFHSDVLDFHEILDTYLKMSEVLRPMVKDVSNSLYLLQQSGGKLLFEGAQGALLDVDHGTYPYVTSSNCIAGSASSGSGVGIQSINYVLGITKAYTTRVGSGPFPTELKDDLGLHIATVGKEFGSVTGRPRRCGWFDGAALKRSVRINGISGLCITKLDVLDGLENLKICVGYRLGNEFFDVLPYGSDIVSKLEPVFEEMSGWNSSTFGIKEFDQLPVEARHYLVRIAEICGVPIDLVSTGPDRNETIVLRNPVGM
- the rpsU gene encoding 30S ribosomal protein S21, with the translated sequence MPIVKLKENEPFESAMRRFKRTVEKTGLLTELRAREFYEKPTAERKRKLAAAVKRHYKRIRSQQLPPRMY